The Xiphophorus couchianus chromosome 3, X_couchianus-1.0, whole genome shotgun sequence genome segment AAAACAAACTTGACCCTCTCTGTCAGAAGTTAGGGGTCATCTGACTGTGACCCCTCATTGACCAACACCGCTTCCCCAGGTGATTGCGTCATCGCCCTGGAAGATGATGAACTCTGAAGCAAATGATGCCTAAAGTGACACATTAGAGTCCTATAATCTGCCTTACATGACCCGTAAACCCACTGACTTTATTTAATGACGTAAACTGAAAAGAGTTGAGGCTTAAACAGGTGTCCCAGTCTCTACGGCTGGTTGTTAGGAGCTCCGGTTTACGACACCGACATCCCCGCGGTGGCATCAAATGACACAGGTGAAACTGACATGTAGCCAGCTAGCTAAAAGCGAAGAAACGACCACTCACCTTTAAAAAGGTAATCATATTCGTCCTCTTTGTGCGTCATAGTTTCTCTGCTTGAAGTCGAACAAACTTCGGGCGTATTTTAGTTACTTCGAAAACGACCGACAAAATCGTCCGTGACTTTAGCCCTGCCCCGTTCTCACTCACACTACAACGACGAAGAAGAATAACCGTCAGAGTACAAAAAAGTGAAGCGGcaggttttaaatgtaataaaatgacaataacatCCAGAAGAGAAGAAACTTCAGGGCcgtcttcctctccttcctaTACTTGCCATTACCGAGACTGCGACGTAACGTCAACACTAAACCCCGCCCCTCTCGCTCTCTTAGTGGTCAATGGGGATTTGACAGTTGTTACTTGCTTCGACGTGATTGGTCAGCTATGCTGTCGCTTGTGAGTCAGCTGCCAGTTGTTAGTTTGTATGACGTCGCGCAGCAACAGGTAAAGTATGGAAAGTAAAGTTATCATATAGTAATTAGAACTCCATTAAAAGAACGGAAATTAATATTTCGGTTGTTTAGCACTCCCTTGCTCCCGTctataataaaagtaatatttcaaatgtcattCTTGTTGTAACGAATGTTATGGCTAATTATTTCCTATCAAAAGTGAGTGGAGTGAGTGTACTCAGATGTTGGAttacttaaatataattttactcaaacagaAGTGGAGTTTAGTTGAAAAACCTACTCAAGTATGTGTAACAAAAGAATAAACCAATTAAAACCACTGAATAACTGTTTGATCATAATGTGCAATATTTCATACATTAAAGAGTGTGATAAAAGGTTAGTTAATAATATCGTTCCATACATTTCCGATTCTACGTTTTAAAATCATTATATCTTTGAAATCAATGTATAATGTGGTTAATATTACAACAGTACAAAGTATATAGGACCATACTGTTTACTCCATTCACTTCGAATTACACGTTGAAATAAAGATGTTACTCAGCTTATTTTAACTGCGTAAATATAACTGTCACCATTCGACATATGTATAACTAATTTCCTGAGAGTTGtttcacaatatttttaatgtctCATATAATATTTGATAAGATTTGttgaataaacaaacataaacaaaaacaagcaatgtACGCAATATACTTAAATTGTATatagagaaagagaaacaattaGGTGGATCAAAACGAATCAAGTAAACtgacaaatatttaatctgGCCATTAAAGGttaaatcagacttttttttgtcaacttaagtattttaaaccttaaaaaaatagataaaagtaAGAACCGAGTGGTCCTTGTCTTTATTGAAGATGAGCCCTATTTTAGATAGCGCTCATTTCTGATTGTCTGATTGGTACCGATGTAatttttgtttgagaaaatagtttttattagaTACTATAATTGTCTGCCATACAGGAACAAGCCTCAGGTGAGCTTGGAAAGCCCAGCTGGCAACCAGCGGGATCGTACATATGATCTCTGAGTAATACGTGTCACTGCTGCTCGTTGGTCCGTAGTGAGCGAGGCAGCAACAGAGCAGGAACATAAACAGTTGGAGTTTTAAGGCtgatgtttgttgtttaaaagggacttaaatcaaaatcaaacgTCAAAtagtcaaaacaaacaagaactaTTGCAACAGCTACAGCTACATCAGACCTATTTTTCACCTTTCCAATttattttagcatattttattgCACCTTTATAGGTTGATACATGTTTATTATTAGCAGTATCTTTCATGAAACTCATGAATATCATGCCCTTACTTGTTATAGAAAGTTTTCTTCTGCCTTTGTTCACTTTTTGTGATTAAATTTATGTGTTGTCTCTTCAAGAGTAAAtactaaaaccttttttgccTCTTCAGTTAATTTCTTCTAGCAAATATCTGGAATATTGAGCCAGTAGAGCTTGAAATGTTATTTGGGAATCCAACTGCCTACTGTAACGTTTTGCACACAGCAATCCCATCTACATGTTCAGAAACAATGGCTGTTGATGAAGGATCAGAGGTCATTACTGGCCAATATCAGGCAGAGCCAGCCCAAGGCAAAAGCAAGCCAGGCGGCTGATGATTTTTAAGGCCACAAAACCATCAGGGGTCTCctgtaaatgtttcaatttAACAACAACCAGAtctaagatgtttatttttctttactggAAATgagatttgatttaaatttgaaattgaGACTTGCTTGTCAAGTATCAGtgaagattaaataaataaataagtccaTCCAGGCATTTGGCACCGCTAAATTGTTGCCTTGGAGATCAAAAATGATTTCTGAAATTcaggaaagaatcaaagcaacactccagggaTGTTTTCAATGTGAgaatgacattataacatgatgtaaaatcagaaatgtacattttaaataatactgaCCCTTTAAGaatattagtattttttattggtttgctAGCATAGTTACAATCTAATGTTAGACTTTGTCTAGTATTTCAGTTTGAGCttcagtttgttcacaaatatttcTCAGCAAATATTAACCAGTTATGCCTGTTTGTCAGTTTAACTTCACTCCATCTCCCAGATTTACACCAAATCTGGATAAAAACTGTTAGTGGTGGTCAGGAGAGGCCCTAAATCAAACTCTGCTCAGGGCCCCATTCAACTCTGCTCTGATAGCAGgtgttaaatacaaaataaatgactaCTTTCAACAGGAATGAAAACAATAGATCACCAATATAACCTGGAGTAGAATGGAAAAACTTAACAACATTTCAGCACATCTGTTATTTATTAATCTCAGATTTCACTGCAGAAAATCCCATGAAATCAGAACTAGAAAGCTCAGAATAACTCAGAGTCTTCAGGcctattatgtttatttattatcatgTTGCAGATACTGAATCTTTTGCCCTGTAAAAGTCATGACGTACTTTGGGACTCGTGTTACATGTTTCGGTTAAACAGTGATTCCTGGAAATGTCCTGCTGTCATGTTTAGCCAACATAAAGTCGTCCAACTTCTACTTGGTTTTACTGGagtcagaaaaaaagagcaactaaATTCACATCTGTAGTTGCTCTCTTCTTCTAAAATTTAGGACATTTCTGGTTTTAAGACACCAATAATGaatcaacataaatatttatttctcaccAAAAACGCAGTCAGAGTAATCAGCTGCAGTACATTCTCATCGCTGAGGTCAGGACTCAAAAcacacatcatcatcatcatcatcatcatcgagCGGCTGGGAGCTCTTTATCAGTCAGATATCATCTCTCATTTAAACTGtacatatgtatataaatgCTTCAACTTCCCACCACAGATAGTCTCAAAGGTCCGTTCGGTGTTTCAGTGTTGACCTTTGTTCCAGAATGAAAGCTTGGTGCTGGTTTTACGTTTTAAACCTGTGCAGCTCAGGAACCAGCAGCTTCGCTGAACGGTGAGCCGTTTGTTTCGTCATGTTGAGTCTCAGTCTCTGGCCAGCCTCCGCCCGGCGCTGCAGGTGGGCCCCTGCGGCCCCCAGAGGGACGTTTGGGTTCAGATGTTCTTGCAGCACgacttcttctcctcctcctcgcttTCTGCTCTGGAGCTGTTCAGGGTCACGGCGTTTATGGACCCTCGCACCACTTCTTTACTGCTCACCTTTTTATGAATCTCTGTGTGACAAAAATGATatatctttaatatttaaagcatagccagtttatttttttaaaatagagcTTCTGTGGAGTACCTGTGAGTAGTCAGTATGTCATAGACAGTACACAGCAGATAGTTTGGTTTCAGTttggaggaaaagagagagatgtTCATACAGGAATCAGGAAAATTAactcagaacaaaaacaaattgaactGGTTAAAATTTCCCTTATTGTTTGGATGAGAAAATAGTGATTGTGTTAGTTCAAGTATTAggggatgttttgttttaaaacaaaggaaatttGTTCTGAAAGttatagatttgttttttaaagtgatgcAATTGTTTCCTTACATGTAGCACTTTGATGCCAGACTGCAGAGAGTTTGAGGAAAACTCAAacatcaattatttttaatgtgacttttgaagttttgcattagaaaatgttgatggaaacattaaattcaaaataagttCCtcaattttgctaaaaaaagtttacatgtttctaaaaatatgaacaatcaCATGtgcaaatgtaactttaataaaaatatgtttttcttcacatattTATTAGTTATGAGACAGGTAATCTGCGAAAAGATCAAACTCCTCCACATTTCCCTTGAGCTATTATtaccgtctgaagaaatgcaccgctcacGAGTCGTTCTGaccaaaacagccaatcagagccaggaggcgggtcttagcgctgtcaatcatgctcacGTACTCTTAAATATGCTAATGGCAAACAACCTGCCAATGTGGGAAAagtgtttatctgccatcatttgtggctatgctaactagctttagcattcatgATAGGCTATGCTAACTGCAGCGCAGCAGAGAGCAAGATGGATAGTGTGAGGAGGATGAGTAGCGCCAAATGAGGGGGGGTGACTGACAGCACAAAGAGCActgggaaaaggcagaggagcttgatttttttcacagattatgtctCATATtgtactgtcacaacatagagaaagtttaaacatatttgcaaaaattgtgttttttaaaagttacatgctgcagcttcaATAAGAATAGATCTGCATAACAGTTAGGTTGATTTCTATATGAGAAATTATCTTGTTCTGCAAAGCAAGAGAACTCTAATCATCATCTACTACAGGTAAGATGATTATGACTAACAACTATTCCACAGAACCCCAAACAGTCTTTACAATAATTCCAGCAGAAGTAACTAAGGTAAGCGATTCAGACACATGTCAGTTTGATGtaagtaaagagaaaaaagaaactaaaattgACAAATCACCTTCCAAGACTTTGTTGAACGCTGCTTCCACGTTAGTCGACTGCAAGGCCGAGGTTTCCAGGAACAACAGGTCTTTCTTTTCTAGAGGAAAAGATCATCAGAGGACATTTTATGAGATTGAGTCATACACTGCAGAATCTCACATGTGATCTTTGAACGTCATGACATCAAGTTTCCACCTGCAAAGTCTTTGGCCTCCTCAGTGGGAACAGATCTCTCTGACTGCAGGTCAGTCTTGTTGCCCACCAGCATCACCACGATGTGGGGGTCAGCGTGGTCGTACAGCTCCTTCAGCCAGCGCTCCACGCTCTCATAGGTCAGATGTTTGGTGATGTCATAGACCAGCAGGGCTCCGACTGCTCCCCTGTAGTACCTGAGAGGAGGACAGCCACATTAGGGTGTGTTCTCTGTCGGTTTTACATGTCAAAGGTCAGAGCTGGAGACGAAAAGAGGAAGTTGTAGTTAACCTGTATCTACTTTCACATCAATTCCACTGTAGTGTGGCTCGTAACATGTTGGAGCTTATTTGCATGTCACTGTTTAAACAAACTCTGACATGCAGGTCATTTTATATCTTCTGTTTGATGTCTTCTAACTACGGAAGAAGAATAGGGCCGctggaaaaatgtcagaatcctgagaaaaatgtcagagttcTGAAATAAAAGTTAGAATTCTTAGAAAAAATCAAATCTAATTATTTTCCCCTGTGGCCCTAATTCTCTTCCGTATCTAACTTTAGATGAGCAGAAATCAGGAACTTGAAAAGCTGGACCT includes the following:
- the LOC114141886 gene encoding ras-related protein Rab-25-like; translation: MGSDEAYNFVFKVVLIGESGVGKSNLLSRFTKNEFNHDSRTTIGVEFSTRTVQLNGFSIKAQIWDTAGLERYRAITSAYYRGAVGALLVYDITKHLTYESVERWLKELYDHADPHIVVMLVGNKTDLQSERSVPTEEAKDFAEKKDLLFLETSALQSTNVEAAFNKVLEEIHKKVSSKEVVRGSINAVTLNSSRAESEEEEKKSCCKNI